From a single Leptidea sinapis chromosome 1, ilLepSina1.1, whole genome shotgun sequence genomic region:
- the LOC126966894 gene encoding SH2B adapter protein 1 — MAGPSDGDPDGWVEFCERQAKTAAQDFAKAYVHYIQSSTIDGNARPYTSQKELLKKFVECFSDQFEFEFSKLKAHYKLPNGSHAGHDDSDYSETESPKTHHKPFFRRLSFKGLRRGKGLFQKQNSDEVELSSNLNKHSKTKLAKIVVECRKEGLVNYLTPESLEQPGSAQKWEKCRLALVKTVGGYMLEFYSPPKSQKPRSGVFCFLISEARETTALEMPDHENTFVLKADNNMEYVIEAADVDDMKSWLATIKYCMRSAPTTQPPPESLASLPEPAPPDLPPRRDLPTSSSNIDLTSDTPEEAELCSIAEESCEVGARVSLAEWPWFHGTLARAAAAACVLAGGTSAHGCYLVRQSETRRGEYVLTFNFQGRAKHLRMTLSDAGQCRVQHLWFPNVHDMLEHFRANPIPLESGGAADVTLTEYVVCQEGARQLEVSHGSDVRMRRAEMEALAVASSSTNPQDRAVDNQYVLHTLKVTPNGT; from the exons ATGGCCGGCCCGTCCGACGGCGATCCCGACGGATGGGTCGAGTTCTGTGAGCGTCAGGCCAAAACTGCCGCTCAGGACTTTGCCAAGGCTTACGTTCATTATATACAGAGCAGTACTATAGATGGTAACGCTAGACCTTATACATCGCAAAAAGAACTGCTTAAAAAGTTCGTAGAATGCTTTTCCGACCAATTTGAATTCGAATTCAGTAAACTGAAAGCTCATTACAAGCTGCCTAACGGCTCGCATGCAGGTCATGACGACAGCGACTACTCAGAAACGGAATCGCCTAAAACGCATCACAAACCATTCTTTAGAAGACTGTCATTCAAGGGACTTAGACGTGGGAAAGGActgtttcaaaaacaaaattctgACGAAGTAGAATTATCGTCAAATCTAAACAAACATAGTAAAACAAAATTAGCAAAGATTGTTGTGGAGTGCAGAAAGGAAGGTCtagttaattatttaacacCTGAAAGCCTGGAGCAGCCAGGTAGTGCTCAGAAATGGGAGAAATGTAGGTTAGCTTTAGTTAAAACTGTTGGTGGATACATGTTAGAGTTTTATTCACCACCAAAATCACAAAAACCACGTAGTGGTGTGTTCTGTTTCCTTATATCTGAAGCAAGGGAGACCACGGCATTAGAAATGCCAGACCATGAAAATACATTTGTATTAAAG GCTGATAATAATATGGAATATGTAATAGAAGCTGCTGATGTTGATGATATGAAGTCATGGCTTGCCACCATAAAATACTGCATGAGGTCAGCACCTACAACACAACCACCTCCTGAGTCTCTGGCTAGCTTACCAGAACCTGCACCTCCAGACCTGCCTCCAAGGAGAGATCTACCAACCAGTAGTAGCAATATCGATCTTACGAGTGATACACCAGAGGAGGCGGAACTAt GTTCAATTGCAGAAGAGTCTTGTGAGGTGGGTGCTAGAGTATCATTGGCAGAGTGGCCCTGGTTCCATGGAACACTAGCGCGGGCTGCCGCTGCTGCTTGTGTACTGGCTGGAGGTACATCAGCACATGGCTGCTATCTTGTGAGGCAGAGTGAAACAAGAAGAGGGGAATATGTGCTCACATTCAACTTTCAG GGTCGAGCGAAACATTTACGAATGACGCTCAGTGACGCGGGTCAGTGTCGGGTGCAACATCTCTGGTTCCCAAACGTGCATGACATGCTGGAGCACTTCAGAGCCAACCCAATACCGCTAGAGTCTGGCGGTGCCGCTGACGTCACGCTGACTGAGTACGTCGTCTGCCAGGAGGGGGCGAGACAA TTGGAAGTATCGCACGGTAGCGACGTACGTATGCGACGCGCAGAGATGGAAGCTCTCGCCGTGGCCAGCAGCTCCACAAATCCGCAAGACCGCGCGGTGGACAACCAGTATGTGCTTCACACCCTGAAGGTCACCCCCAACGGCACCTAG